The Lycium barbarum isolate Lr01 chromosome 12, ASM1917538v2, whole genome shotgun sequence genome includes a region encoding these proteins:
- the LOC132624801 gene encoding alpha-dioxygenase PIOX — protein sequence MSFVMASLKNLLLSPLLSFIHKDFHKIFERMTLVDKFLFLIVHFVDKRNLWHRLPVFFGLLYLGARRRLHQEYNLINVGRTPTGVRSNPTDYPYRTADGKYNDPFNEGAGSEFSFFGRNMMPVDQHNKLKKPDPMVVATKLLARRNFVDTGKQFNMIAASWIQFMVHDWIDHLEDTEQIELRAPKEVASECPLKSFKFKKTKEIPTGFYEIKTGHLNSRTPWWDGSVIYGSNTEVLEKVRTFKDGKLKLSENGLIQQDENGKIISGDVRNTWAGLLALQALFVQEHNAVCDALKKEYPELEDEDLYRHARLVTSAVIAKVHTIDWTVELLKTDTMLAGMRANWYGLLGKKFKDTFGHVNIGGSVFGGYVGMKKPENHGVPYSLTEEFVTVYRMHQLLPDTLQLRNIDVTPGPNKSLPLTNEIPMGELIGGKGKENLSRIGFTKQMVSMGHQACGALDLWNYPVWMRDLVAQDADGNDRPDHIDLASLEIYRDRERSVARYNDFRRGMLQIPISKWEDLTDDEEAIKTLREVYDDDVEELDLLVGLMAEKKIKGFAISETAFFLFLVMASRRLEADRFFTSNYNEETYTKKGLEWVNTTESLKDVLNRHYPEMAEKWMNSSSAFSVWDSSPESHNPIPLFFRVPQP from the exons ATGTCTTTTGTTATGGCATCCCTCAAGAATCTGTTGCTATCCCCTCTCCTTAGTTTCATCCACAAAGATTTTCATAAGATCTTTGAGAGAATGACTCTTGTCGACAAATTTTTGTTTCTG ATTGTTCATTTCGTTGATAAACGGAATCTGTGGCACCGGCTACCGGTGTTCTTTGGGCTACTTTATCTTGGAGCGCGACGGCGCCTTCATCAGGAATACAATTTGATCAACGTTGGTAGAACACCTACCGGCGTCCGATCAAATCCAACGGATTATCCTTATAGAACTGCTGATGGTAAATACAATGATCCCTTCAATGAAGGAGCAGGCAGTGAATTTTCTTTCTTTGGAAGGAATATGATGCCTGTTGATCAGCATAATAAG TTAAAGAAGCCCGATCCAATGGTAGTAGCAACGAAGCTGCTAGCCCGGAGAAACTTCGTGGACACAGGAAAACAGTTTAACATGATTGCTGCCTCTTGGATACAATTTATGGTTCACGATTGGATCGATCATTTGGAAGACACTGAACAG ATTGAGCTTAGAGCACCTAAAGAAGTTGCAAGTGAGTGCCCTCTCAAGTCCTTTAAGTTTAAGAAGACCAAGGAAATTCCTACGGGCTTTTATGAAATCAAAACCGGTCATTTGAACAGTCGTACCCCGTGGTG GGACGGAAGTGTAATTTACGGGAGCAACACAGAGGTCTTGGAGAAAGTGAGAACATTTAAAGACGGAAAGTTGAAACTATCAGAAAATGGTCTCATCCAACAAGATGAAAATGGGAAAATCATCTCTGGTGATGTTCGCAACACTTGGGCGGGACTTCTGGCACTGCAAGCTCTCTTTGTTCAAGAGCACAATGCTGTTTGTGACGCTTTGAAG AAAGAATATCCAGAATTGGAGGACGAGGACTTGTATCGTCATGCAAGGCTTGTCACGTCTGCTGTCATTGCAAAAGTTCACACAATAGATTGGACTGTTGAGCTTCTCAAAACCGACACCATGCTTGCAGGAATGCGTGCAAATTG GTATGGATTACTAGGAAAGAAATTCAAGGATACATTTGGTCATGTTAACATTGGAGGTTCCGTTTTTGGTGGTTATGTGGGAATGAAGAAACCTGAGAATCATGGGGTACCCTATTCCTTAACTGAGGAATTTGTAACTGTCTATCGGATGCATCAACTCCTGCCCGATACGCTTCAACTGAGAAATATAGATGTCACACCTGGACCTAATAAGTCTCTTCCGTTGACTAATGA AATCCCAATGGGAGAATTAATTGGGGgcaaaggaaaggagaatttaTCAAGAATCGGGTTTACTAAGCAAATGGTTTCAATGGGCCACCAAGCTTGTGGAGCTCTTGATCTTTGGAATTATCCAGTGTGGATGAGGGATCTTGTTGCCCAAGACGCTGATGGAAATGATAGACCGGATCATATTGACCTTGCGTCCCTTGAAA TTTATAGGGATAGAGAAAGAAGTGTTGCTAGGTACAATGATTTTCGAAGGGGGATGCTGCAAATTCCAATTTCTAAATGGGAAGATTTGACGGATGATGAGGAAGCTATTAAAACGCTTCGTGAAGTTTATGATGATGATGTGGAAGAATTGGATCTGTTAGTGGGACTCATGGCAGAAAAAAAGATTAAAGGCTTTGCCATTTCTGAAACTGCCTTTTTCTTATTCCTCGTCATGGCATCCAG GAGGCTAGAGGCAGATAGATTTTTCACCAGCAATTACAACGAGGAAACATACACAAAGAAAGGATTAGAATGGGTGAATACAACTGAAAGTTTGAAAGATGTGCTGAATCGTCATTACCCAGAGATGGCTGAGAAATGGATGAATTCAAGCAGCGCATTCTCTGTTTGGGACTCTTCTCCAGAATCTCATAATCCTATTCCACTCTTCTTTCGTGTTCCTCAGCCGTAG